The Priestia megaterium NBRC 15308 = ATCC 14581 region TGAAAATCATTATCACTTAAGAGGAGGAAGAGATGTGAATACATATTCTAAAGGCAAGTTGTCATATTTGTTATCCATTCTTACCATTATGACACTGCTTGTGCTGGCAGCCTGCGGTAATTCAAACAGCGCTGACGATAATAAAAAAGAAAAAACTGAGGGTTCTGGCGAAACTTATACAGTAAAACACGCAATGGATAAAACAGAGATTAAAGGAACACCTAAACGAGTAGTCGTTTTAACAAACGAAGGTACTGAAGCTCTTCTTGCAATGGGTGTAAAGCCTGTGGGTGCTGTTCAATCATGGTTAGGAAATCCGTGGTATGACCATATTAAAGGTCAGATGAAAGGCGTTAAAAGTGTAGGTACAGAAAGCGAGCCAAGCTTAGAAGCAATCGCAGCTTTAAAACCTGACTTGATTATCGGAAATAAGATGCGCCAAGAAAAAGTATACGATCAGCTGAGTCAAATTGCTCCGACTGTATTTTCTGAAGAGCTGCGCGGAGACTGGAAATCAAACTTTAAGCTATATGCAAAAGCTGTGAATAAAGAGGAAAAAGGTAAAGAAGTATTAGCTGACTATGACAATCGCGTAGCAGATTTAAAGAAACGTCTTGGTGATCAGTTAAAACAAAAAATCTCAGTTGTACGCTTTACAGCTGGAGACGTTCGTATCTATCATAAAGATTCGTTCTCAGGCGTTATTTTAGATCAGCTTGGCTTTGCTCGCCCTGAATCTCAAGACAAAAATGATTTTGCTGAAATGAATGCAACAAAAGAACGCATTCCGGCAATGGACGGCGATCAGCTATTCTACTTCTCTTATGAAACGGGAGACGGCGAAGCAACAAAGCTTGAAAAAGAATGGATAAACGATCCGCTTTTCAAAAAGTTAAAAGTAGCTCAAGAAGACCATGTTCATAAAGTAGATGATGCTACTTGGAATACAGCAGGCGGTGTGTTAGCAGCTAATATCGTACTTGATGATATTGAAAAAATCTTCTTAGATAAAAAACAATAATACTATGAAAGAAAGAGCTTCGACGAATCGAAGCTCTTTTTGCATGTATAATGTATTTCCTTTCATCGCACACTAACCGTGGTCTCACTTTATTAAATAGGAGTGGTGAAAATGAATTCAAAAAAACAGCCTAAAAAGCAGCCTGATACAAATGAAATGGCTGACCGTCAGTTCGAAACAGAAGATTATAACCGACAAGATGCACTCTCACAAGGCCTAGCAGAAACACATGAGCAAGTAAGCGACGCCTATCAAGAAGGATCATTTGAAGATACAGATCGTTAATAAAAAAAGAGCTGACTCTAAGTCAGCTCTTTTTTATTTTGAATGCTGCCATGCCGTTTTAGGCAATGACATGGACATCCACTGCTGGCGCTTTGATTTATCAATCGTTACTTTCTTTGCTTTAATTCCTTGTTGAATCAGCTGTTTCATTAGTTTATCAATTGACTTCATCGCTATTCACCTCAAAAGCGGAAATTTGTTTTGCTTCTACTTTTTTACTTTTTTGCGCTTAAACTTCATAAAAAACTCATAGACAATTGGAACGATAATGAGCGTAAGCAGCGTAGAACTTGTTAGTCCTCCGATTACCGTAACCCCTAGCCCTTTTGAAATAAGGCCTCCACCTTCAAATCCAAACGCTAATGGAAGCAGTGCACCAATCGTTGCAATAGCTGTCATTAAGATCGGGCGAAGACGTGTCATTCCAGCCTCTAGTAACGCTTCACGCGTCGACAGACCCTCTTGCTCTTTATGAATCACGCGGTCAATCAGCACAATTGCATTTGTTACCACAATTCCAATC contains the following coding sequences:
- a CDS encoding ABC transporter substrate-binding protein, encoding MNTYSKGKLSYLLSILTIMTLLVLAACGNSNSADDNKKEKTEGSGETYTVKHAMDKTEIKGTPKRVVVLTNEGTEALLAMGVKPVGAVQSWLGNPWYDHIKGQMKGVKSVGTESEPSLEAIAALKPDLIIGNKMRQEKVYDQLSQIAPTVFSEELRGDWKSNFKLYAKAVNKEEKGKEVLADYDNRVADLKKRLGDQLKQKISVVRFTAGDVRIYHKDSFSGVILDQLGFARPESQDKNDFAEMNATKERIPAMDGDQLFYFSYETGDGEATKLEKEWINDPLFKKLKVAQEDHVHKVDDATWNTAGGVLAANIVLDDIEKIFLDKKQ
- a CDS encoding YozQ family protein, whose product is MNSKKQPKKQPDTNEMADRQFETEDYNRQDALSQGLAETHEQVSDAYQEGSFEDTDR